In Gracilibacillus salitolerans, the sequence TATATTCTTATGATATTGCCAGTTTTGTATTTCATTATTTTTAAATATGTACCTATGTTGGGCGCAGTCATTGCATTTAAAGATTACAATGTGGTCCAAGGTATCATAGAGAGTCCGTGGGTAGGTTGGAAGCATTTTGAGAATTTCTTTAACAACCCAGTTGCATGGGATCTGATAAAAAACACCTTATTTCTAAGTCTTTATCAGTTGGCAGTAACATTTCCGCTTCCAATACTATTGGCATTGGCTTTGAATGAAATAAGGGATGGTATTTTTAAACGATCTGTACAAATGTTTACATATGCACCGTACTTTATTTCTACAGTCGTTATTGTCTCAATGATTATCTTGATGCTCTCTCCAAGGAGTGGAATCGTAAATACATTAATGGAAGCGATAGGACTTGATGCAGTCAATTTCTTAGGTCAAGCAGATATGTTTCGATCTATATTTGTTTGGTCCGATGCATGGCAAATTACCGGCTATTCAGCGATTATTTATTTGGCAGCGCTTGCCGGGGTCGATAAACAGCAATATGAGGCAGCTAAAATTGATGGTGCTACTAGATTACAAAAAATTTGGAATGTTGATATACCAGCAATTATGCCCACGATCGTAATCATTCTCATTTTAAGTGTAGGTAATTTAATGGCGATAGGGTTTGAAAAAGTATATTTATTGCAAAACCCTTTAAATTTGGGAACTTCAGAGATTTTACAGACTTATGTTTACAAAATGGGTATTATTAATGCTGATTTTAGTTTTGCTACAGCTGTAGGACTGTTCAACTCAATCATTAATTTAATTTTATTAATTATCGTCAATGCAATTGCAAAGAAAGTTTCTGGTAACGGATTATGGTAGAAAGGAGTAAAACATTATGAGCAAAAAAAATGGAACTATAAGAGAATCCTATAATGATCGTGTATTTCTAACATTAATCTATATTTTTCTTAGTATTCTAATGATCGTGATACTTTATCCGCTGGTTTATATTGTGAGCGCTTCAATTAGTAGTCCTGAAGCTGTAACTTCTGGGCAGGTCTGGTTATGGCCGGTCGATTTTTCACTTGAGGGATATATAGAAGTATTTAATAATTCAGATGTTATTAGAGGGTTTAGAAATTCTATCCTTTATACGATTGGTTATACATTAATTGCAGTGTTTTTAACAGTAATTTTTGCTTATCCACTTTCTAGAAAAAACTTTTACGGAAAAACCTTCTTTATGATTTTTATATTAGTTACGATGCTTTTTTATGGCGGATTAATTCCAGAATATTTAGTTGTCCAGCAATTAGGAATGCTAGATACTCCGTGGGCAATTCTAATACCGAAGGCGATGGCAGTTTGGCAAATTATTATTGCTAGAACATTTTTCTATACCAGTATTCCAGAAGAGTTGGTGGAAGCAAGTGAAATGGATGGTTGTAGTAGTATAAGGTTTCTTTGGCACGTAGTAATACCATTATCGAAGCCAATCATAGCAGTACTCGCTCTAATGTACGCTGTATTCCAATGGAACAGTTATTTTGATGCGATGATCTTTTTAAGAACTGAAGATCTATTCCCTTTACAGCTTGAATTAAGGGAAATTTTAATCACTCAGTCTGAGTCGGGAGCCAATCAAGACATTGCTGAGCAACAAAAAAGACAGCAATTGGCAAATTTAATGCAGTACTCACTAATTGTTGTCTCAAGTATTCCAGTCTTGATTATTTATCCTTTTGCACAGAAGTACTTCGTTAAAGGCATGCTACTTGGTTCAGTTAAGGGATAATCTGTACTTTAGCTATTTAAGGAGGTGATGAAAGAGTAGATTTTTTGTTATAATATTATTTTTTTAACTATAAGGGAGGAAATTAGAATGAAATGGAAGGGTTATCATACGTGGTTAATTTTTGTATCATTAATTTTAATTCTAAGTGCTTGTAATTCGGATGATGAGGCAAATGAGGAAGAAAATTCGGATGGCGCGACGAACATGTCGGTATTTATTGCGGAAAATGGGGAACAAGAGTTGGAAACAAACTCATTTACAAAATTTGCTGAAGAAGAATTTGATATCAAATTTGATCTTCAAAAAACAGGTTATGATTCCACAGCAGCAAAGGAGAAAAGACAAATTTCTTTGGCGAGTGGGGATTATCCGGAAGTTTTTTTCTTAGTGGATTGGGTAGATAAATTTTCACCTAGTGAAGTTTTAAAATATGGAAAACAAGGTGCTTTGATTCCTCTAAATGATCTAATAGAAGAGCACGCACCAAACATATCTAAAGTTTTGGAAGAGCGTGAAGATTTTAGAAAGATTGCAACATCACCAGATGGAAATATTTATAGTATGCCTGGTTTAGAAGAATGTTTTCATTGTACTTGGCCAAATAAATTGTGGTTAAATACAGAGTGGCTAAATGAATTAGGTTTAGAAGCACCTTCTACACACGAGGAATTAAGAGAAGTATTGACAGCCTTTAAAGAACAGGATCCTAATGGGAATGGTGAGCAGGATGAAATTCCACTAAGTGGTTCCGCTGCTTCGCCTAATCACTCCGTCATTCCTATATTGATGAATGGCTTTATATATGATGATGCCCAAACGAGGCTATTGATAAATAATGGGGAAGTTAGTTTTGTTGCAATTAAACCTGAGTGGAGAGAAGGATTAGAATATATCCATTCGTTATATGAGGAAGGCTTGATTGATTCAGGAGCGTTCACTCAAAATCGAGATGCTTTTATTCAATTAGGTAATAATGCAGATGCCCTCATTTTAGGTGCCGCAGCAGCGCAGCATCCATGGGAATTTATCGATAATGAAAATAATCCTGTCTTTGATGCAATTGAACCATTGCAAGGTCCAAACCATCAATATGCAACCTATAATTATCCAGTGACGAATGGTGGTACATTTGCGATTACTAATAAAGCGAGTGAAGAGGTACAGGTGAAGGCAATTAAACTATTAGATTATATGTTCACTATCGATGGTATGATACGTGCCCACATCGGTGTGGAGGGTGAAGATTGGGTTCAGCCTGAAGAAGGTGATGTAGCAATGAATGAGGAGATGGAACCGAATAGTAAGTTGTTACATCCTGAAGAACCAACAAATAATAATTGGTCTGCGGCAGCTCAATATTATCAACCAAGAGAATTTCGTGATGGTCAAGTACAAGCAGAAGATATCTATTCAGATGAAGGGTCTGAAAGACGCCTTCAAGAAGCTACTTATTTATACG encodes:
- a CDS encoding type 2 periplasmic-binding domain-containing protein, translated to MKWKGYHTWLIFVSLILILSACNSDDEANEEENSDGATNMSVFIAENGEQELETNSFTKFAEEEFDIKFDLQKTGYDSTAAKEKRQISLASGDYPEVFFLVDWVDKFSPSEVLKYGKQGALIPLNDLIEEHAPNISKVLEEREDFRKIATSPDGNIYSMPGLEECFHCTWPNKLWLNTEWLNELGLEAPSTHEELREVLTAFKEQDPNGNGEQDEIPLSGSAASPNHSVIPILMNGFIYDDAQTRLLINNGEVSFVAIKPEWREGLEYIHSLYEEGLIDSGAFTQNRDAFIQLGNNADALILGAAAAQHPWEFIDNENNPVFDAIEPLQGPNHQYATYNYPVTNGGTFAITNKASEEVQVKAIKLLDYMFTIDGMIRAHIGVEGEDWVQPEEGDVAMNEEMEPNSKLLHPEEPTNNNWSAAAQYYQPREFRDGQVQAEDIYSDEGSERRLQEATYLYEGKEPEEKFPFWAAWYPEDVQDEYSTLETNILDNVEQSAVQFITGELSLEDDWDDYVAGLESLGVDRYVEINQDAYDNYSNED
- a CDS encoding carbohydrate ABC transporter permease, which produces MSKKNGTIRESYNDRVFLTLIYIFLSILMIVILYPLVYIVSASISSPEAVTSGQVWLWPVDFSLEGYIEVFNNSDVIRGFRNSILYTIGYTLIAVFLTVIFAYPLSRKNFYGKTFFMIFILVTMLFYGGLIPEYLVVQQLGMLDTPWAILIPKAMAVWQIIIARTFFYTSIPEELVEASEMDGCSSIRFLWHVVIPLSKPIIAVLALMYAVFQWNSYFDAMIFLRTEDLFPLQLELREILITQSESGANQDIAEQQKRQQLANLMQYSLIVVSSIPVLIIYPFAQKYFVKGMLLGSVKG
- a CDS encoding ABC transporter permease, yielding MDHSIDQSKEIKKITQWHLAKRSFQRHWQLYILMILPVLYFIIFKYVPMLGAVIAFKDYNVVQGIIESPWVGWKHFENFFNNPVAWDLIKNTLFLSLYQLAVTFPLPILLALALNEIRDGIFKRSVQMFTYAPYFISTVVIVSMIILMLSPRSGIVNTLMEAIGLDAVNFLGQADMFRSIFVWSDAWQITGYSAIIYLAALAGVDKQQYEAAKIDGATRLQKIWNVDIPAIMPTIVIILILSVGNLMAIGFEKVYLLQNPLNLGTSEILQTYVYKMGIINADFSFATAVGLFNSIINLILLIIVNAIAKKVSGNGLW